The proteins below are encoded in one region of Styela clava chromosome 4, kaStyClav1.hap1.2, whole genome shotgun sequence:
- the LOC120325750 gene encoding uncharacterized protein LOC120325750, translating to MMRLMPRCIFYGLFIFGVFHLCSCDQCESRFRADRTGVIKGPTNKKECRGFSRCKWTFDYPSGAGALTLSFTSLNDPTPQARLEVAKANGQTIKLIKFQAHGNTVCFATSKSEHCSQEIKRNRCETYTGVEKSPYVVYKCDPSALQFQILYEFWNCTEETTTPAQTTPKMTDTISEVQMTSSIEGENKMNLYISHLCLKHYKFEGSEARVGQAGQVFYNQQRFGITNTSVVKKSKTNFRQTEQVRDNKFDLMRTNVGQAKKYETCRTSLID from the exons ATGATGAGGCTGATGCCAAGATGCATCTTCTATGGACTATTTATTTTTGGAG tttttcatcTTTGCTCATGTGACCAGTGCGAATCACGTTTTAGAGCAGATAGAACAGGCGTCATCAAAGGACCCACAAATAAAAAAGAGTGCCGAGGATTTTCAAGGTGCAAGTGGACATTCGATTATCCATCCGGGGCTGGTGCACTGACATTGAGTTTCACAAGCCTCAATGATCCCACGCCACAAGCGCGTCTTGAAGTTGCAAAAGCAA ATGGTCAAACCATCAAACTAATCAAGTTCCAAGCACATGGTAATACTGTTTGTTTTGCAACTTCGAAATCCGAACATTGTTCGCAAGAAATAAAACGCAACAGATGCGAGACTTACACAGGCGTCGAAAAATCTCCTTATGTGGTGTACAAATGCGATCCTTCagctttacaatttcaaatccTATATGAGTTTTGGAATTGTACTGAAG AAACAACAACGCCAGCACAAACAACTCCTAAAATGACAG aTACAATATCAGAAGTACAAATGACCTCTTCTATTGAAggtgaaaataaaatgaatctgtatatct CACATTTGTGTTTAAAGCACTACAAGTTTGAGGGAAGCGAGGCAAGAGTTGGACAAGCAGGACAAGTGTTTTACAATCAGCAAAGGTTTGGAATAACCAATACAAGTGTGGTAAAAAAGAGCAAGACAAATTTTAGACAAACAGAGCAAGTGCGAGACAACAAGTTTGATTTAATGAGGACGAATGTGGGACAAGCAAAAAAGTATGAGACATGCAGGACAAGTTTAATTGATTGA